A window of Chromohalobacter canadensis genomic DNA:
ATGAGCTGCGCGAGCAAATCGACCTGGGTCGCGCCACGCCAAGCGACAGTATCGAAGCAGGCGACCCTCTGCCTTATGAATCCAATGAAACCACGCATTTCTCGATCGCCGACGATAACGGCCTCGCCGTCTCCAACACCTATACCCTCAACTTCAGCTACGGCTCGGGCATCGTCGTCGACGGCGCAGGCTTTTTGCTCAACAATGAAATGGACGACTTCTCCGCCAAGCCGGGCACACCCAATGCCTACGGGTTGATCGGTGGCGAGGCCAATAAGATAGAACCCCACAAGCGCATGCTGTCATCGATGACGCCGACCATCGTCAAGAAGGATGGCAAGAACTTCCTGATCACCGGCAGTCCCGGAGGGTCTCGGATCATCACCACGACGCTGCAGGTGGTCATGAATGTCATCGATCATGACATGAACGTGCAAAGTGCCGTGAGCGTGCCGCGCATTCATCACCAGTGGCTGCCCGACGAGATCCGCATCGAGGAAGGCATCAGCCCAGACACCATCGGCCTGCTCGAATCCATGGGGCACACGGTGTCACAACAAGACGCCATGGGGGCCGCGCAGTCCGTTCTGATCGAGGACGGTCGCTTTTACGGCGGTGCCGACCCGCGTCGCTCGACGTCTTCCGCACTAGGGCTTTGAGTGCTAGGTAGAGCTAGGTGGAGGCGAGCCGCCATGCCCATCGTCTGGATCGCCCTGGCCGAACTGTTCGGCACTGCATTGTGGTTCACCCCCAATGCGGTGATTGGTGACCTGGAACGTGAATGGATGCTCGCCGCCCATGACCTGGGATGGCTGACCGGTGCCGTCCAGGTCGGCTTTCTCCTGGGCACATTGACGATCGGCCTGAGCGGCATTGCCGACCGCCGCGACGCAAGCCGCCTGTTCGCCACCTGCTGTCTGCTCGGCGCCCTCAGCAATGCCGCGCTGCCCTGGGCCGGCGGTCTGTGGCCGGCAGTGGCGCTACGTCTGATCACCGGCATGGCGCTGGCCGGCATCTACCCGGTGGGCATGAAGCTCATGGTCGGCTGGGAACCGCAACGTGCAGGACTCGGGCTGGCGTGGCTGGTCGGCATGCTGGTCGTCGGTACGGCACTGCCGCATTTGCTGGCCGGCCTCTCGTTCGGCGGCAGTTGGCGCGGTGCGCTATGGAGCGCCTCACTGCTGGCGCTTGTCGCAGGAGCCATGATCTGGCGTCTCGGCGAGGCACCAAGCGTGAGCAAGACCTCTCGGGAGACACCCCGCTGGGCGGGACCCAGCGCCTTTCGCATCGCCGGTTTCCGGCGCGCGGCAAGTGCTTACTTCGGTCACATGTGGGAGCTGTATACCCTGTGGGCCTTGATACCGCTATTGCTGGCCACGGCGCTCCCCGCCCTGACACAGACACAACTGGCCTTCGGCAGCTTCGCGTTGATCGCCATCGGGGGGCCCGGCTGCTGGCTGGGCGGCTGGTTGAGCCTGCGCCTGGGCAGTCGTCGCATTGCTCAACTGGGGTTGAGCGGTTCAGCCGTCTGCTGTCTATTGTACCCTTGGCTTGGCGGCATGTCGGGGCTCTGGGTCGCCCTGTTTCTGGCGCTCTGGAGCCTACTCGCGGTCATCGATTCCCCGCATTTCTCGGCGCTGTCGGCACGTGCCTGTCCGGCGTCGCTGGTCGGTAGCGCCTTGACCCTGCAAAACGCCATCGGCTTTGCGATATCGGCGGGCTCCCTGGCGTGGCTGCTGCCCGCCTGGTCATCGCTCGGCCCGTGGGTCGCCTGGTTGATGCTGCCCGGTCCGCTGCTAGGCCTGTGGGCATTGGCGTTGCCCCGAAAGGACTTCGCGCGCTCCTGAGGTGCCGCTATACTCGCAGCCAAGCTTCAACTATCTTTTCTCTTTCATTTCAGGACACACGATGCGTATGCGCCGACTCATCCCCGTTAGAACACGGCCCGCGTTCGCCCTTGTCGCGCTACTCATGACGCCACTACTCATGACCGGCTGCGCCCAGAGCCCTCAGATTCTTCAGGTCAAGCCCGATATCGGGACGGCGCTTCCTCAAACGGGAAACGGGCAGGAAATTGCCCTCAGCGTGGTCGATGGACGTCGCAGCGACGTGCTGGGCACGCGCTCCGGCTCACCGGCGTCGACATCGACGATTCGTGTCCCCGCGCATGACGTCATCCCCAAGCTACAGACGCAGGCGGAACAGGCATTGCGTCGCATGGGCTTCTCGCCCGTCGAAGACGGTAGCACCAATGCGACGTTGACGTTGACACTCGCCGATCTCAGTTACGGCCCCGTCGAGGCCGATGCACCGCTACTCGACGCCGCGCAGCTACAGGCAGTGCTGCGTGCCCAGGTCGCCAACGACGGCGGTACCTATACCGGCACCTATACGGCCAAGCGCAAGCAGAGCTTCGCCATCAAGCCCGACTGGGACTCCAACAACCGCATGGTCAGCGACCTGTTGAGCAACGCCTTGAGACGCACCTTCAGCGACCCCGAACTTTCCCGCCAGCTCAAGGACTGACGCACGCCGGCGCCGCGACGGTGATCATGCCAGTCGCGGCCCACGCCGTATCAGCGACCACACGCTTTCCTGCTTGCCGGTGTCATCCGGTGGCCGCGTTTCCAGGTGCGTCAGCTCGAAATTCGCCGCGAACAAACGCTCCACTTCGTCATCGGCCACCGAATACGGGGGGCCGCTCTCGGGCGAGTGCGTATCCATCAAGCTGATCAACAAGCCTCTCGCACCAGGCAACATTAATTGCGCCAAGTGAAAGGCATAGCGTTGCCGCGTGGCCTCGGGCAAGGCGATCAGCGACGCGCGATCGTAGAACGCCGCCAACTCCTCGGCCTGCGCGGTATGGAAATGAAAGAAATCGCCACACCAGAGCTCGATGCTGCCCTGACGACAGCACGAAAACGCATCTTGCGTGTAGCGTGAGATCGGCGCCTCACTTTCGGCCATGAATTGCTCGATGGCCAGCGACGAGAGTTCCAGGCCAAGCACGGGATGCCCCTGCTCGGCCAGCCAACGCATATCCAGGCTCTTGCCACACAGGGGCACCAGCACCTTGCCGCCGGGCTGAGCCCCGAGTGACGGCCAGTGGCGTATCAAGGCGTCATGCGGCACGGATCGATGGAACCCGATCCGACCCTCTTCCCAGCGCTCCAGCCACTCATCCGTCGCCATACGTCGTTAACGCCTCTCCATCGTTCACACGCCCTCGACACGCCATTAAAACCATCCACTACGGCGCTTACGCCGACGCGGGAGGTGCGGCACGATCAAGCCCACCAGCAAGCCGGCCCCGGCCACGGCGGCACCGTAGGTGAAATAACGCATCAAAAGATCTTGTTCCTGCGTATCGAGCCGCGCCTTGAGCTCGCGCGTGGTTTCTTCGGCATCACTGTAAGCCCTATCCAATTCGGCGTTACGCGATTCCAACTCTTCGATACGCTCGGCTCTATTGTCCAGCTTCGTGGTCATGCCCTCCACGCGCTGCTCCCATTCTTCATTGATACCGTCGAGCTGCGAGGTCAATTCATCCACACGCGCTTGCAACTCGGGCAAGCGCGAGCTCGCACTCGGCGAGTCCTGCAGGTAACGGCTGGGAATCCAGACGGCATCGCCATCGTCACCACGGACGCGGCTGTAGTCACCCTGGCGCTCGAGTAGCGTCACGGGATCGCCGCTCTCGAGTGTGCCGACGATACGGTAGCCCTCGGTGGGGCCGCTACGCACATAGGTCGGTAACTTGTCTGAGACCCAGTACTGCCCATCGTCTTGCGCATGAGCGTTAAAAGCGCAGGCCCCGAGGACCAAGCTCAGCATCAGAGGTTTGATTCTAGACATAACGTGGCTTCTTCATGAATGACGAACGGCTCACGAGTACGTACTGCTTCCACGCGTTGCATCACCCAGCCGAGAGGACATCCTGTCGCGACTCGGCGGGCGGGCGACCATCCACACATTCTGTGGATAAGTCTTGGGAAAACCTGACCTTGACGGCGGCGAGACCACCGCAATGTCTGTCATAGCGACAAATCGTGCAATTTTTAACCACTACCATCGCGCGATAACCGATTCATCGGACACGAAAATTTCGCAATCCTGAGTCGGTCTTGACTGTCCGCAGCGTACCTTCACGAGGCGCCTCACGCGAGAAACGTAGCGTATCACAGCCTCGGCATCATCGCGGACGATTCGACTCAGGCGCAAGGCTGGCCCACGATGCCGTCAATCCGTATAATGTGCTTTCTTATCCTGAACAAGCGGCTGGGCCACGCTTCAAGGCCACGCTTTTACTTACTCCCAATCACGGACATATGTCGGGCGCTCGACGCACCGACCGGATCGGTATGGCGAAGAAACTCTTCATCAAGACCCACGGCTGCCAGATGAACGAGTATGACTCCGCGCGCATGGCGGATCTACTCGGCGAATCGCATGCACTCGAGCTGACCGACGACGAGCGGGAGGCCGATGTCATCCTGCTCAACACCTGCTCGATCCGTGAGAAGGCCCAGGAGAAGGTCTTCCACCAGCTCGGGCGCTGGAAGAAGCTCAAGGCCGCCAACCCCGATCTCGTGATCGGCGTCGGGGGCTGCGTGGCCAGTCAGGAAGGCGGCAATATCCAGAAGCGTGCGCCGCATGTGGACATGGTCTTCGGGCCGCAGACCATGCACCGGCTGCCGACCATGCTCGACTCGAGCCAAGGGGCGGAGACCATCTCCATGGTCGATGTCACCTTCCCTGAGATCGAGAAATTCGACCACCTGCCCAAGCCCACGGCAGATGGCGCCACCGCGTTCGTCTCGATCATGGAAGGCTGCTCGAAGTACTGCACCTTCTGCGTGGTGCCCTACACCCGTGGTGAAGAGGTTTCGCGGCCCTTCGAGCCGGTGATGGAGGAAGTCATTCACCTCGCCGATCAAGGCGTGCGCGAGATCAACTTGCTGGGCCAGAACGTCAACGCCTATCGCGGCGAGAACCAGTTGGGCGATGAAATCGACCTCGCTGAGCTGATCAGCTGTGTCGCCGCCGTGGAAGGCATCGACCGTATCCGCTTCACCACCTCGCACCCGGTGGAGTTCTCCGACAGCCTGATCGAGGCCTACGGCGAGATTCCGGAGCTGGTCAGCCATCTTCACCTGCCCGTGCAGGCCGGCTCGGATCGTATCCTGGCGGCCATGAAGCGCGGTCATACCGTCGAGGAATACGTCGACAAGCTGGAGCGCATTCGCGCGCTGCGTCCGGACATCAGTTTCTCCTCGGACTTCATCATCGGCTTCCCCGGCGAGACCGAAGAAGACTTCATGAACACCATGGACCTGATCCAGCGCATCGGTTACGACGCTTCGTTCAGTTTCGTCTATTCCCCGCGCCCGGGCACCCCGGCCGCGAATCTGGAAGACGAAACGCCGGAAGCGACCAAGAAACAGCGTCTGGCGATCCTGCAGGAACGCCTCAACCAGCAAACCATGCAGATCTCGCGGCGCATGGTCGGCCATACCGAGCGCATCCTGGTCACCGGCTTCTCGCCCAAGGATCCCGGCCAGCTCTCCGGTCGCACCGAGAACAACCGAGTCGTCAACTTCCGTGCGCCCAACCCGACCGAGCTCATCGGTTACTTCGTCGATGTCGAGATCACCGAGGCGCTTCCCAACTCGCTGCGTGGCGATTTGGCCTCTCCGGCTCGCTACTAAGGCGCTGCCGGCGGTCTTTGTCTGCTATCGTGACGAATCCTTGCGCAAGATCATTGCCCCGGCGTTGTCCGGGGCGCTAAGCTGAATTCACACTTCCAACCCATGGATCTCCTCGAGTTGAGCCAGAACACTTCGCAGGCACATCGCATCCTCACGCTGACACTCGAACCCAACGACCCCATGCGCCTGGCAAGCCTATGCGGGCAGCAGGACGAACATCTCAAGCTCGTCGAGTCGCGTCTGGGCGTGACGTTGCGAAATCGCGGCAACACCTTTCAGCTTGCAGGCCCCGGCCCTCACGTCAAAGCGGCCGCCAATGTCGTCGAGCATCTCTACCGCGAGACGGAAGCCAATGAGCTGACACCGGACACCGTGCACCTTTTCCTGCAGGAATCCGGCCTCGAGTCACTGGAAGAAGACGAGGAAACGCTCGACGAGGGCGGCGTGCTCATCCGCACGCCGCGCGCCTTGATCAAGCCACGCGGTCACAATCAGCAGACCTACGTCACCAGTATTCACGATCACGACATCAATTTCGGGGTCGGCCCGGCGGGCACCGGCAAGACCTATCTGGCAGTCGCAGCAGCAGTCGAGGCGCTCAACCAGCAACAGGTGCGGCGGATCCTCCTGGTGCGCCCGGCGGTGGAAGCCGGCGAGCGCCTGGGCTTCCTCCCCGGCGATCTGGCTCAGAAGATCGACCCTTACCTGCGCCCGCTCTACGACGCGCTCTACGAGATGCTAGGTTTCGAACAGGTCAACAAGCTGATCGAGCGGCAAGTGATCGAGGTCGCCCCGCTGGCCTACATGCGCGGACGCACGCTCAACAATGCCTTCATCATTCTCGATGAGAGCCAGAACACCACACGCGAACAGATGAAGATGTTCCTGACGCGTATTGGCTTCGGCTCCACCGCCGTGATCACCGGCGATATCACCCAGGTCGACCTGCCACGCGGCAATCAATCGGGGCTGATTCAAGTTCTCGATGTGCTCAAGGGCACCGCCGGGATCGGCGTGACGCATTTCGTGGCCAAGGACGTGGTCCGCCACCCATTGGTCCAGCGTATCATCGAAGCCTACGATGCCTTCGAAAGCGCCGAGGAAGAGCAGGAGCGCGCCCGCCAAGAACGGCGTGCACAGGCCAAGCGCGATAAAGACGATACGCGCCGCGACAACGACGAGCCGGCAGACGCATGACCCTCGACATCGACCGTCAGGTCGCCATTGACACGACAACCGCGCTCCCCACCCAGGCCGACCTCGAGGCCTGGGTAAGCGCCGTGTTCGCTCGTCATCCCGATGAAAAGCGCACGGAAATGACCGTGCGATTCGTCTCCCCTGAAGAGAGCCAGACGCT
This region includes:
- a CDS encoding PhoH family protein; the protein is MSQNTSQAHRILTLTLEPNDPMRLASLCGQQDEHLKLVESRLGVTLRNRGNTFQLAGPGPHVKAAANVVEHLYRETEANELTPDTVHLFLQESGLESLEEDEETLDEGGVLIRTPRALIKPRGHNQQTYVTSIHDHDINFGVGPAGTGKTYLAVAAAVEALNQQQVRRILLVRPAVEAGERLGFLPGDLAQKIDPYLRPLYDALYEMLGFEQVNKLIERQVIEVAPLAYMRGRTLNNAFIILDESQNTTREQMKMFLTRIGFGSTAVITGDITQVDLPRGNQSGLIQVLDVLKGTAGIGVTHFVAKDVVRHPLVQRIIEAYDAFESAEEEQERARQERRAQAKRDKDDTRRDNDEPADA
- a CDS encoding TIGR04211 family SH3 domain-containing protein, giving the protein MSRIKPLMLSLVLGACAFNAHAQDDGQYWVSDKLPTYVRSGPTEGYRIVGTLESGDPVTLLERQGDYSRVRGDDGDAVWIPSRYLQDSPSASSRLPELQARVDELTSQLDGINEEWEQRVEGMTTKLDNRAERIEELESRNAELDRAYSDAEETTRELKARLDTQEQDLLMRYFTYGAAVAGAGLLVGLIVPHLPRRRKRRSGWF
- the miaB gene encoding tRNA (N6-isopentenyl adenosine(37)-C2)-methylthiotransferase MiaB → MAKKLFIKTHGCQMNEYDSARMADLLGESHALELTDDEREADVILLNTCSIREKAQEKVFHQLGRWKKLKAANPDLVIGVGGCVASQEGGNIQKRAPHVDMVFGPQTMHRLPTMLDSSQGAETISMVDVTFPEIEKFDHLPKPTADGATAFVSIMEGCSKYCTFCVVPYTRGEEVSRPFEPVMEEVIHLADQGVREINLLGQNVNAYRGENQLGDEIDLAELISCVAAVEGIDRIRFTTSHPVEFSDSLIEAYGEIPELVSHLHLPVQAGSDRILAAMKRGHTVEEYVDKLERIRALRPDISFSSDFIIGFPGETEEDFMNTMDLIQRIGYDASFSFVYSPRPGTPAANLEDETPEATKKQRLAILQERLNQQTMQISRRMVGHTERILVTGFSPKDPGQLSGRTENNRVVNFRAPNPTELIGYFVDVEITEALPNSLRGDLASPARY
- the tmpT gene encoding thiopurine S-methyltransferase — its product is MATDEWLERWEEGRIGFHRSVPHDALIRHWPSLGAQPGGKVLVPLCGKSLDMRWLAEQGHPVLGLELSSLAIEQFMAESEAPISRYTQDAFSCCRQGSIELWCGDFFHFHTAQAEELAAFYDRASLIALPEATRQRYAFHLAQLMLPGARGLLISLMDTHSPESGPPYSVADDEVERLFAANFELTHLETRPPDDTGKQESVWSLIRRGPRLA
- a CDS encoding YajG family lipoprotein produces the protein MTPLLMTGCAQSPQILQVKPDIGTALPQTGNGQEIALSVVDGRRSDVLGTRSGSPASTSTIRVPAHDVIPKLQTQAEQALRRMGFSPVEDGSTNATLTLTLADLSYGPVEADAPLLDAAQLQAVLRAQVANDGGTYTGTYTAKRKQSFAIKPDWDSNNRMVSDLLSNALRRTFSDPELSRQLKD
- a CDS encoding MFS transporter; amino-acid sequence: MPIVWIALAELFGTALWFTPNAVIGDLEREWMLAAHDLGWLTGAVQVGFLLGTLTIGLSGIADRRDASRLFATCCLLGALSNAALPWAGGLWPAVALRLITGMALAGIYPVGMKLMVGWEPQRAGLGLAWLVGMLVVGTALPHLLAGLSFGGSWRGALWSASLLALVAGAMIWRLGEAPSVSKTSRETPRWAGPSAFRIAGFRRAASAYFGHMWELYTLWALIPLLLATALPALTQTQLAFGSFALIAIGGPGCWLGGWLSLRLGSRRIAQLGLSGSAVCCLLYPWLGGMSGLWVALFLALWSLLAVIDSPHFSALSARACPASLVGSALTLQNAIGFAISAGSLAWLLPAWSSLGPWVAWLMLPGPLLGLWALALPRKDFARS